The Patescibacteria group bacterium genome segment GGCTACCGCGCTGACGGATGATAATCGAGCCGGTTTTGGCAACCTGCCCACCAAAAAGCTTCACCCCGAGGTATTGGGGGTTTGAGTCGCGTAGGTTTGTCGTTGATCCACCTGCTTTTGTATGTGCCATAGTTAAATATTAGCGATAAAATATAACTCAATTACAATAGATATATGCTACATCAGTTTATCGAAAAGATCAAGGGCTTGATAGAAATGTATTTTTGGGGATTCGCTCTCTTTTTGGCGGTTGTCCTTTTGGTGGGGGTATGGCGCCTTTTTGCGGTACAACAGGCCCTATTTGAACCAAAACTGGTACCAAATGCCTTTGAAATACTACTTGATGGACGGGTTGAGGGGGATTTTGTGGCGAGCAAAAATGGCACCGTATATTACCCCAAAGCGTGCAAATCAGCCTCACGGATCAAGGAAGAAAACCGCCTCTTTTTTGCCTCTGCACTAGAGGCCGAGGGCGCCGGCTTTCGGCGTAGTGCGCAGTGCAAATGATAAGACACTAGGCGGGGCTCTCTTCATCGGGTAGTGCGTTTTTGGTAGACGCTTTGAGCATCGTAAATCGTTTGACGATGCGTGCTTCAGCGAGCAGGCGCTCATGAAGATCTTCGGGCAGTTTTGGTAAAAGTTTTTTTAGTTTTTTATCATCGGGGGATAGTATATGTTGCCAAAAGTCTGTAGGCTCAAGGATTGAGGTGATTTTAGTCGCATCCCAGCTGGTGCGCTCTTGTGTCGAGCGTGCGAGTGATCCACCCTCACCAAACACACGATCAAGTTTTTGTGCATCAAGATATTGGTTGATGCTAGCGGTGATCTCTGAAAGTCTATCTTCCCGTTCGCCAATCTCGCGTTTGAGCGTAAAGTATTCTTTGATCAGGGGACGCGCATCATCAGGCGGCGCATCTTTTTCTTGCGCACGGTACAGATGCCGCCACGCGGGGCAGATGGATTTATATCCACACCAATCGCAAAGCGCGTTTGGCTTGGCGGGGAATTCCTTTGTCTCAATGCGCGCTTCGATCGAATGGATGGTATCTAAAATTTGTTGGCGTGTGTTATCAAGATCTTGGCGCGTGCGGCGGGTGACAAGCTTTTCGCCTGCTTTCATAAAGTAAAGTGCGAGCGTTACATGTTCGGGATCGATATGTGGCCACTTTTTTTCGAGTGCCAGCTGGTAGATGGCCAGCTGCATATTGGCATCGACTGTTTCTTGGGCGGGAAGTTTGCGCGAAGTTTTATAATCAATAATTTCAAATAAACCTTCACCGGTTTTATCGATGCGATCGATACTGCCGGCGATGGTGTGGGTGATGCCCGTCTTCGGGTCTTCGAGCGGTACCTCAAAGCGTGATTCTAGATCTATAACATCAAAGTTCCACGGTGGATTTTTTTCATAATACACGCGTATCATGCGCTCACCAGATTCCAAGTACCGCGCCTTGTCAGCATCAGCGACTGATTGGCTATCAGCAAATGATTCACGAAAATGCGCCAATACCTCTTCAAGAGTCGGAAAGAGGGGATCCCGAGAAAACATAAAGCGCATAGCACTATGTATAGAAGTACCAAAAATAGACTCTTTGCCTTTGGGTACGCGTTTGTGCTCAATATGCTCGTACTCATATTTCTGCGGGCACTGATTGTATGTTTCGAGCGCTGAAAATGAAACTCTCATGTACCTAGTCTACAGGAAAACCAGCGGCAGGGAGAAGGGCTTTCTCAATAGATAACAGGTCGCACAAACCTAGTTTGTCGACACTCGTACAAAAACAAGCAAAAACCGCCTTTCGGCGGTATTGCTTCAAATCATCTCTTGATTTCTCGTACTAGGATGATCAAGAGAATTAGTGTAAGTATCGTCATATTGGTTTTTACCAAAATGGCGAACTGTATGGACTGGAAACCGATCTTCCTTCAAAACGGTTTCCAAAACAAATAGTAAATCAATCTTGACCTAGGTCAATATGCTGAGGGTCTTTAGCTGCTAATATATTTGTCGGGTTAAAAAGAGCAAAAAACTAGGAAAAATTGTAGTATGAAAGAATGCAAAACTTCTTCTTATACTTGCAGCAGCTCGCGCTCTTGGCAAAAGATGATCCAGCCTCCATTTTACTCTTACTCACGCTACTTTTTAGTATGTTGATTGTATGGTGGGGACGAAAGAAGACAAGATTGGAACTTATTAAAACAGAATCATTATTCTCAATTAGCATAACCAACGCAAGTAAAGATTGGCGTATACAAATAGGCGAGTACGGCTATAAGACTTGGAACGGCCTGATACGTCGCAAGGGGCGTGATTCTGTAAACATTGATGGATACCTCGGTCCAAGCAATCAGATTAATTTAGATTTTTTTGAAGATGGCCGGCCTGAGTTGATAGATACTAAAGCTATTTATTATATCTATGCCGAGGACACAACAGGAAAAGTTTACAGGAAATATAGTAAATTTTTTCTGATCAGTTGGATCATAAGATTATTCTTCTGGGTAAAAAGTAAGACCAAAACTCCCTAGGGGAGTAGGTTTTCGAGAAATGTAACAGGTCGCACAACATAGATTTTGCGACCTATCTACCATCTACTGTAATAACAAAGAACTTTTTATTTTTTACCCACGCAGTAATTACTTTGAATAAAGGCTTGGGTAATGCACTCACCTTTTGTGTCTTGGCTACAGGAATCCAATGAAATTCCAAATGATCTTCTTGTGAGCGTATTTCGTATTTTGACGGTTTTACTAAATACACCATATTTATCTCGTGGCGGTTTTTCTTTCCATCGTAGTAAAAGTTCTCGACCATACCTACAAGAGTCTGTTTTTTGACTGAAATTCCTAATTCTTCTTTTATCTCTCTTTTTAACGCGTCATCGCATGTCTCAAACATCTCAATATGACCGCCAGGCAAAAAGTATCGTTTGGTACCTATGCCAGTGCATAGTAGAATTTTTCCACGATGAATGATGATCGCGCGCGTTATAAGTTCTGGGTTTTTAGCTATACTATGATTTGTCTTCATTGTCTAGGGGGTTATTAATCCTTTAATAACCGATTATGAACATTTTATCAACCTCCAGCACACAAGAATCGCTAAAATAGGGCTTGCAAGGTATTTTTGGCGGGTTGATAGTGAGGGTAGATAAGGTTCCTTTTTTGCACGAGGGTCTCCCCTAGCGACCAATAAAAGAGGCTAGAAAATTGCATACTTTTGCAGGCTCGCACTCGAGCGCAAAGCTCATGAGCGCACAAAAGCTCGCGAAAAGCTCTGCACCATTCGCCTACAAACTTATTTTCGTATTTATTTGGGAGCCCTCATGCAAGAACGGGACTTTTTTTATTTATCCGATTTTACTTCCAGAGTCCTGATACGAGATCCCAAACTTTCCAAAAGAGTGCGGCCGCATAGTTTATCCAAACCCATTTAATACCTTCCCAGAGAAACATAAAGTTTTCGGAAAGAGTTTTGTTGTTTACTAGTGAGCTTAAAGATACGCCAAGTAAACTCAAAATCACCACCGAAAGGACGATGATAATGCCGAGCTGTATGATGCCTTTGCTGTAGCGTGTGGCGCGATTGGTACGGTTCATTGGTTTTAGTATATCAAGTATTTTAGAGGTATTCGAGTGGATTGAGATAACCACCAGCTGGTACCATACCGCAGTGTTTGGTCTTGGCGAGCCGATACGTATTGGTGGCATATACCGTAAAATGCAGGTGCGGACCCGTCACATAGCCGGTATCACCCGCAAATCCTACCAGATCTCCCCTCTTGACCTCTTGTCCCTTTTTGACCGAAATTCCCGAGAAGTGCGCATAGAGTGTCGAGAGATTATTGGGGTGCTCAATGATCACCCACCGACCGTAAGAGCCTCCCGGGCAGAGGGTGTCGGTATTACCGAAGTCTTTGATTATACCCGCCTCCGAGGCCAAAATTCGGGCTCCTATGGCCGCCTTAAAGTCGACACCGTTGTGACCATTACCTTTATAGACATCAGATCCTTGGGTTGTCGCAAACTCAGTAAACCCAAAGCCCTGGGTTACTTTGGGGTCTTCAACCGGCCAGCCCAGCACTCCTGCCCGTTTTGAGGGCAATAGTGACGGGTCGATAGAGCGGCGCAATTCGTCTTCAACAGCTTGAAGCTCTTTTTGTATGAGTGCGCGTTTTTCTGCCCGTTCGCGCAAAAGTTGTTGGTATTTTGTTTCTTGGTTTTTGCTCTCGGAAAGTAGTTTTGATTTTGATTGGTTGATAGTTTCTTGTACTGATTTGCGTCCAGTCAAATTTTTGCGTTGCGAGAGGAGTTCTTCTTCTTCGCGTTTTTTGCGCTCCGCCTCGGTCTCTAAGCTTTCTTTGTGTTTGCGGAGTGAGACCAAGCTTTGACCAAGTTGTTCTTGTACCGCTTCAGATGCTTCGCGTTTTTCAAAAAATTCAGAGAGCGATCCATATCCTGCCAATATCTCAATCATAGAGGTATCGTCTTCTTCGTACAAAGATCTGACGAGCGAACCGAGTACTTCTTTTTCTGTATCTATTACTGCTTTTTTCTCACCAATCTCAATATCAAGTTCTTCGAGGCGTAGTTCGGTGCGCTGTATCTGCTGTTCGGTGAGCTTGATGTCAGTATTGATCTTCTTTATCTGTGTCTCAAGTTTTTTAATCTCACCTTTGAGTGTTTGTGATTGATTTGATTGTTTGTCGAGCGCGTCTTGGTATTGGGCGATTTCGGCTTCAAGTTTTTTTATTTCTGACTCTCTGCCAGATATTTTTGTGCGTAGTTCGTCTACTGATGCGGAGCCAGCGATAAACGGAAAAACAACAAGAACAAGCGCGGGAATGATAGCGAGACGGTGTAAGCTACGCATCGAGTTTCTCGATAGCGTATTGTATGCGCCTATGTATCTCGTCGAGTCCAAAGGCGCTCAAAAGTTCGTAGGGTCCGGGTGAGACGGCGCGACCCGAAAGAGCCGTGCGTAGCGGCCAGAGTACTGTGCCTGTGCCTTCTTTTTCTATAAGGGGTTTCAAGTTTTGTTCAGCGGTTTCTGGGTCAGTGAGAGTTTCTAAAATAGTTTTTAGTATCTCTTTTGCTTTTGCATGTCCCAATTTTCCTTTCCATAAAAGTAGATCAGCATCATAGTCAGGTAGTTCGAGTATATCTCTTATCGCTAAGTCTACTTCGGTAAGTTTGGTGATGCGTGGCAGTACCGCAAGTATATATTGTGAGACGCGCAATCCGAGCTTTTGTTTGGTAGTAGGGTTTATAAAGGGTTCGGCACGCCTTACTTTTTCTTCGGGCGAGAGTCGTTTGATATGTTCGCGGTTGAGCCAATCAAGCTTTTGGGTATCGACAATGGCGCCACCACGCTGCGCGCGTGTGATATCAAATTCTTTAATAATAGTTTCGAGATCTAATATCTCGCCTACTTCGTCTTTAGGGTGCCAGCCAAGCATGGCAATAAAATTAATCAATGCCTCGCGGATATATCCTGCATCACGATACTCCCCTACTGATACCGCTCCATTGCGTTTTGAAAGTTTGGTACGATCTTTGGCAAGCAACAATGGCAAGTGCGCCCACGCAGGCTCACTAAAACCCAGTGCGTGGCCAATCATGATTTGTTTCGGTGTGTTGGTAATGTGGTCATCGCCTCGGATAACATGTGATATTTTCATCTCATAGTCATCAATAGTTACTACAAAGTTATAGAGCGGTTCGTCAAGATTTTTTGCAAGTGAAATATCACCAAATAACTGTGGGTCATAGGTAATATCACCGCGGATCATATCGTGGATAACGATGGGTTCGCGCTCATCGTTACGAAGGCGTATGATGCCCGCGGTTTTACCTTCATCACGATGCTTACAGATGTGACGCGGAGGTTCTTTGGCTTCGCGCTGGCGCTCACCCTCTGCTTCAAGCTCTTCAGTAGTATGTGCGCACCAAAATGCCTTTTTCTCGCTTAGTAGGTTTTGTAAATACTCCCTATGGCATATGATGTTTTCGGATTGACGATGAAATTCATCGTTATCGAGTCCAAGCCACGCGAGGCCTTGTATGATGTCATCTTCAAATTCTTTTTTAGATCGCTCTTTATCGGTGTTCTCGATGCGTAGTAAAAAAATGCCTCCATGTTGTTTGGCAAAAATAAAATTGAAAAGCGCGGTGCGTGCCGTACCGATATGCATAAAGCCAGTCGGAGAAGGCGCGATGCGTACGCGTACTGGTTTATTCATGGATACCAAGACGAATGAGCTCAAGGGCGATTTTGCGTGACGCATCAATACGGGCAAAGGTACCAGCGGCCTGCTTCATCTCTGCTGCGCGTGCAGTGTCCGTAAGAATTTTCTGGATTTCCGATATCAATATGTGCGGAGTGAGATTTGCTTCTTCGATGACGATGGCCGCACCCGTGCGCGCGTAGTTATAGGCATTTTCGCGCTGATGATTTTGAGCCGAGTCAGTGATGGGTACGAGAATTGCTGGCAAGTGCCACGCAGCAAGCTCAAAAATACCACCAGCGCCCGCGCGCGATACCGCTACATTGGACACAAACGCGGCATTGCGTAGTTGGCTTGCGGTCATGAGTGGAAAATGATGGTAGCGTGATTTGTGAGGCGAGCTACCCAATGCCACTTCTGCTTCTTTGGCAACCATGTCATGGTTGAGGAGTCCTGTCGAATGAATAATCTGAAACTTTTCTACCATCTCAGGAAGTACTGAAAGTAGTAGATCGTTTATTTTTTGCGCACCCAGTGATCCACCCAACACAAGTACGATGGGTACGCCAGTCTCAAGATTAAAAATACCATACGCCTCATCTGATGACCCGCCCAAAATACCAGGGCGTATCGGATTACCCAAGAGCGCTACCTTGTCGGGCGGAAAATGTTTGGCCGCTTCAGGAAATGACACGCCGATACGCCGTGCGAATTTTGCCGCCCAGGTATTAACCACGCCCGGTATCGCATCTGACTCGTGGATCATGACGGGTATGTGATAGAAGCGCGCAGCAACAAGTACCGGAAACGCGTCGTATCCACCTTTTGAAAAAATAATATCAGGTGGACGAATAGTAAACTTCCAGAGCGCACGAAAAATACCGCGCAGTGTTTTGATACTGTCAGAAAAATTGAGCAGTGAAAAATATCGGCGCATTTTGCCCGCGGGTATCATCTCAAATGAGATTGATTCTTCGCGCATCACCTCGGGGTCAAAAGGTTTATCGCCCATCAATACGAGATCGAGAGATACGATGCGTTCCTCTTCTGCGATATCACGGAGCGAGCGAGCGACCGCCATAAGGGGGTAAAAATGTCCGCCCGTACCTCCGCCCAAGAGTACTATTTTCATAGGTGTTTGCGTTTTGAAATTTGCACAAGCACGCCCATTTCAAAAAGGAGAAATGCGACAGCAGTGCCGCCCAAGCTCATAAAAGGCAACGGAATGCCGGTAAGCGGCAAAAGGCCAGAGAGTGCCGCAGTATTGATAATAACTTGCGTGACAACCAGCAGGGTGATGCCAGATGCGAGAAGCTGGGTAAAGGGATCGCGCGTATGTGCTGATGCCAGCATACCACGAACGGTAAAGAGAAAAAAGGCGCCGATGAGTATGATGACTCCTATAAATCCGTACTCTTCGGCGAACACTGCGAATATCGCGTCACCGTCAGGTTCAGGTAAATAAAATTTCTGTCGCGAAAGACCGACTCCCCTACCCCAGAGCCCACCTGATCCTATCGCGAGTCGCGCTTGATTTATTTGATAACCGATACCTTGCGGATCAATGTCGGGATCCATAAACACAAGCAAGCGATTTATCCGGTAGGGTTCGATAGATATCGCTACCCCTAACAAGAACGCACCCAAAAGAAAAATAAGTCCCACCTGTCGCATGCGCCCACCACCCATAATAAACATACCAAGCGCGGTACATGCGATAACCCCAAAGGTTCCCAGGTCAGACTCAAACAACACAAAACTTCCTACAATACCGGTGATAGCAAGAAAAGGTATGAGGCCTGATAGAAAGCTGGTAAGGTCTTTGCGCCGCGAATGAATCCAAGCAGCAAGATACGCGATAAAGGTAAATTTGAGTACCTCGGAGGGTTGAAATGAAAATCCACCAATCACAATCCAACGCGTTGATCCGCCCACCGTAAGACTGATACTTGGGATGGTAAACATCGCGAGCATGATAAGGAGACTTCCGATCAAGAGCAACGGCGCACTTTTTTTCCATAGTGCTAGTGGTGCGCGGAGACCTATCATAAAAAAAATACCACCGAGTCCGAAGCCAAAGACGAGCTGGCGCAAAAAATATGAATACGAATTGCCAAAATGCCGTACTGAACGCGGCGCCGATGCTGATGCAAAAGTAATAATGCCTACCAGGAGAAGAAAGGCGATCACACCCAACAATAGTTTGTCCGTGTGTTTCATTATCGTTGCAAGCGTTTTACTGCTTTTTGAAATTGAGCGCTCCGGTCGTATTCATTACGAAACATATTGAAGCTCGTAGCGCCCGGCAAAAGTACTACTGCGCCTTTGGTGTGTTGAGCTAGACGCACCGCCTCTGTCATAGTTTTCGCACGCTCTACGGTACCGATATATTTCTTGAGCTTCACACTCAATGATCCTGGAAAGAGTATGACGCGCGGATGATATTTTTTGATAGCATCGCCGTACACACGGATATCTTTATCGGGAAATTTTTTGTCTTCACCTCCAGCGATAATTGTGATCGTCTCCCACTTTTTGGCAATCGCGGCAAGAGAAAACGCTGCAGCCCCCGGACTCGTCGAGGTAGTGTCATCGATAAATACGGTAGTGCGCGTTGTGCGTATTATCTCAAGTCTACTCGCGGGTGCATTAAATGATACGAGGCGCTTTTTGATAACGCTATCTGACATGCCGAATGACCGTGCGACAGCAACTGCGAGTGCTATCGCGGGGCGCGAGACGCGCCATGATACTTTTTTCTCATAGTTTGGAAGTTGGTGCCCGCTGACCCACAAGCGTTTTCCTCGGTATGCTTTGGGAAAGTGACGCGCAAGCTCAGAGTCGTACCACACAAACGCGCGATCTTTTTGTGTGTGTTTCGCCACGATATGCATTTTTGCTTTTGCGTACGCGGCAAACGATCCGTAGCGATTAAGATGGTCAGCAAAGAGTGATGTGATGACAGCATTGGAAGGTCCGCGCGAGACAAGATCAAGATCAAAGCTTGAAAATTCAGCTACAATCCAACGAGGGAGCGTGCGTGTTTTGAAAATATCAAAAAACGATACGCCGGGTGTACCGACAGCGATCGCATCTTTACCTAAGAGGTGTTTGATTAAAAGAGTTGTCGTCGTCTTGCCCTTGGTACCCGTGACACCAATAATGCGTCCGTGTGATACGAGTGTCAGAAAAAGATCGGCATCGTTAGTGATAGGAATCTTTTTCTTTTTTGCCGCGCGGATAAATGGCGATTCGAGTGGCACGGCAGGATTTTTAATGATAAGATCTGCGTCGCGTATATCCTGCATAGTATGTTTGCCGAGCGTATAGCGTATGCGTGGATATTTTTTGAGTTGTGCGAGTGATGTCGCAAGTTCTTTTTTTGATCGCAAATCAGTGACTGTGAGTGTATAGCCAAGGTCAGCCAAAAAACGCGCGACGCCAACTCCCCCACCGAGCGCGCCGAGTCCTAAGATGAGTATATGTGGATCGCGCTTACCCGCGACGAAGAATTTTGCCCGCAAGCGCTCCCGTAGGAACTCCTTTTTCGATTGCAAGCCGTCCGTTGATGAAGACATGTTCGATGCCCGTTGGATATTGATAAGGTGCGCTGTAGGTCGCGATATCGCGAATACCGTCAGGGTCAATGACTACGATATCTGCCAGCGCGCCTTTTTTAATCGACCCGCGTTCTCCCGCGATACCAAGATGTGCCGCAGGTACCGCTGTCATACGCTTGATAGCTTCTTCCCATGAAAATATTTTTGACTTTCGCACGAGACGATCGATATACCGAGGCGCAGCACCATACGAGCGCGGGTGCGTCAAATCTTTGCGTCCCTTTGGATCGCCTACGCCGTCGGAGGCAAACATACTATAAGACTCCTTGGCGATGGTGACGAGATGTCTACTTTTGAGTGTTTTTGAAAAAATAGTGACACTCAAACCATTGACGATCAATATCTGGATGAGGGTTTCTTCTGGCGAAAGTCCTGATTGGGCGGAGATCTCCGCGATACTTTTACCGATTATTTTTTTGTCTTTTTGCGCTTCGGCTATCACAATATTGTCGTAATGGAGTGTCAGACTGCGCACCGTTTCAAGGATTGATTCGCGCTTGTGCTGATCAGAAAGCATTGCCATACTCTTTGCTTGATCTCCCTCCATAATCCATTCGGGTAGAAGATTTGAAAGAAGCGATCCAGTGCGAAGATATGGAAAAAAGTCCGCTGATATCGGCAAGTTTTCATATTTACGCGCCTTACGGATGATGGCGAGCACTTTGGGAAAATCTTGCCATGCCTTTCTGCCAATCGCTTTGAAATGAGCGATGTGTACCTGCGCGCCCGAAGACCGTGCGAGATTGATGACTTCAGCGACCGACGAGAGGATCCTACGACCTTCGTTGCGCATATGGACACTCACTACTTTGCCTGCGTCCGCGACAATGCGTGCAAGCTCGATGATTTCTTCTTGAATGGCAAGTGTATTTGGTATGTGCGCCAAGCCGATTGAAAGCCCAAACGCGCCTTCATCGAGCGATCGTTTGAGTAAAAGTTTCATTGATTCGAGCTCTTGACGCGTGAGCTCACGCGCGTCATCGTCAGTGATGTTGTGGCGAAGCGTTGAATATCCAACCAGACTGCCCATGTTGACACCCATCGGATGCTTATCAAGTTCGCCATAAAATTCTTCCATACTGCGCCAGTTGATATTAAAATTTGATATGTCGGTCCATTTTTGGATGGAGCTTATAGCTTTCTGATCGACAAGAGGAGCGAGTGACGATCCACATGCGCCGCCGATGACAGTGGTAATGCCTTGCGCGAGCAAATTTTCTTGCGCGGGGTAGGTAAAGATCGTCCAGTGTGTATCCGAATGATTGGTCACATCAATAAATCCAGGCACGATGTATTTGCCCGCGGCGTCGATGACACGCGTTGCCCGCCCCCTACCTACTGCGCCAACTTCTTTTATAATCTCGCCGGAAATACCAATATCACCGCGGTACATAGGAAAACCCGAACCGTCGATGATGGTGCCCCCTCTAATGATATATGAATACGCTGCCATATTATTTGCCGATGAGATGTATCACCATACCCATAATCGCACATACAACGCCTACCACCCAAAAACGCATAGTTACTTTGTAGTGAGGCCACCCGAGCGCTTCAAAGTGATGATGAATAGGAGCCGCCAAAAATACTTTTTTGCCGCGAAATCGCTTTGATGCAATCTGGATGACATTTGAGGCAACCTCGGCTACGAGTGGAAATGCGATGATAGGTAAGACCGCGACCGCGCCCGTAAGAAATGCGATAACCGTAAGCATTGAGGTAAGCCCGAGCATACCCGTCTCACCCATATAAAAACGGGCAGGCGGGATGTTGTACCAGAGAAAAGCGAGTAGCGCACCGACCGTAACGCCAAGAAAAGTAGCAAGATCAAGTTGCTGCTGAAAAAATGCAATACCACCATAGGCGGCAAGTATTGAGGCAAATACACCACCAGCCAAACCATCAAGTCCATCAATAACACCGCCCGCAAAGACCGCAAGCATAGTGAGCATAAAAAATGGAATAAAGAGAATACCAAGCGTTAGATCTCCCCAAAATGGTATATGGATGCCGCGCATCTCGAGTGGCCCATAAAA includes the following:
- the murD gene encoding UDP-N-acetylmuramoyl-L-alanine--D-glutamate ligase — protein: MQSKKEFLRERLRAKFFVAGKRDPHILILGLGALGGGVGVARFLADLGYTLTVTDLRSKKELATSLAQLKKYPRIRYTLGKHTMQDIRDADLIIKNPAVPLESPFIRAAKKKKIPITNDADLFLTLVSHGRIIGVTGTKGKTTTTLLIKHLLGKDAIAVGTPGVSFFDIFKTRTLPRWIVAEFSSFDLDLVSRGPSNAVITSLFADHLNRYGSFAAYAKAKMHIVAKHTQKDRAFVWYDSELARHFPKAYRGKRLWVSGHQLPNYEKKVSWRVSRPAIALAVAVARSFGMSDSVIKKRLVSFNAPASRLEIIRTTRTTVFIDDTTSTSPGAAAFSLAAIAKKWETITIIAGGEDKKFPDKDIRVYGDAIKKYHPRVILFPGSLSVKLKKYIGTVERAKTMTEAVRLAQHTKGAVVLLPGATSFNMFRNEYDRSAQFQKAVKRLQR
- a CDS encoding Ada metal-binding domain-containing protein codes for the protein MLHQFIEKIKGLIEMYFWGFALFLAVVLLVGVWRLFAVQQALFEPKLVPNAFEILLDGRVEGDFVASKNGTVYYPKACKSASRIKEENRLFFASALEAEGAGFRRSAQCK
- a CDS encoding putative peptidoglycan glycosyltransferase FtsW, with product MKHTDKLLLGVIAFLLLVGIITFASASAPRSVRHFGNSYSYFLRQLVFGFGLGGIFFMIGLRAPLALWKKSAPLLLIGSLLIMLAMFTIPSISLTVGGSTRWIVIGGFSFQPSEVLKFTFIAYLAAWIHSRRKDLTSFLSGLIPFLAITGIVGSFVLFESDLGTFGVIACTALGMFIMGGGRMRQVGLIFLLGAFLLGVAISIEPYRINRLLVFMDPDIDPQGIGYQINQARLAIGSGGLWGRGVGLSRQKFYLPEPDGDAIFAVFAEEYGFIGVIILIGAFFLFTVRGMLASAHTRDPFTQLLASGITLLVVTQVIINTAALSGLLPLTGIPLPFMSLGGTAVAFLLFEMGVLVQISKRKHL
- a CDS encoding PD-(D/E)XK nuclease family protein, producing the protein MRVSFSALETYNQCPQKYEYEHIEHKRVPKGKESIFGTSIHSAMRFMFSRDPLFPTLEEVLAHFRESFADSQSVADADKARYLESGERMIRVYYEKNPPWNFDVIDLESRFEVPLEDPKTGITHTIAGSIDRIDKTGEGLFEIIDYKTSRKLPAQETVDANMQLAIYQLALEKKWPHIDPEHVTLALYFMKAGEKLVTRRTRQDLDNTRQQILDTIHSIEARIETKEFPAKPNALCDWCGYKSICPAWRHLYRAQEKDAPPDDARPLIKEYFTLKREIGEREDRLSEITASINQYLDAQKLDRVFGEGGSLARSTQERTSWDATKITSILEPTDFWQHILSPDDKKLKKLLPKLPEDLHERLLAEARIVKRFTMLKASTKNALPDEESPA
- a CDS encoding D-aminoacylase, with the protein product MAAYSYIIRGGTIIDGSGFPMYRGDIGISGEIIKEVGAVGRGRATRVIDAAGKYIVPGFIDVTNHSDTHWTIFTYPAQENLLAQGITTVIGGACGSSLAPLVDQKAISSIQKWTDISNFNINWRSMEEFYGELDKHPMGVNMGSLVGYSTLRHNITDDDARELTRQELESMKLLLKRSLDEGAFGLSIGLAHIPNTLAIQEEIIELARIVADAGKVVSVHMRNEGRRILSSVAEVINLARSSGAQVHIAHFKAIGRKAWQDFPKVLAIIRKARKYENLPISADFFPYLRTGSLLSNLLPEWIMEGDQAKSMAMLSDQHKRESILETVRSLTLHYDNIVIAEAQKDKKIIGKSIAEISAQSGLSPEETLIQILIVNGLSVTIFSKTLKSRHLVTIAKESYSMFASDGVGDPKGRKDLTHPRSYGAAPRYIDRLVRKSKIFSWEEAIKRMTAVPAAHLGIAGERGSIKKGALADIVVIDPDGIRDIATYSAPYQYPTGIEHVFINGRLAIEKGVPTGALAGKILRRG
- a CDS encoding NUDIX domain-containing protein, whose amino-acid sequence is MKTNHSIAKNPELITRAIIIHRGKILLCTGIGTKRYFLPGGHIEMFETCDDALKREIKEELGISVKKQTLVGMVENFYYDGKKNRHEINMVYLVKPSKYEIRSQEDHLEFHWIPVAKTQKVSALPKPLFKVITAWVKNKKFFVITVDGR
- a CDS encoding UDP-N-acetylglucosamine--N-acetylmuramyl-(pentapeptide) pyrophosphoryl-undecaprenol N-acetylglucosamine transferase, with translation MKIVLLGGGTGGHFYPLMAVARSLRDIAEEERIVSLDLVLMGDKPFDPEVMREESISFEMIPAGKMRRYFSLLNFSDSIKTLRGIFRALWKFTIRPPDIIFSKGGYDAFPVLVAARFYHIPVMIHESDAIPGVVNTWAAKFARRIGVSFPEAAKHFPPDKVALLGNPIRPGILGGSSDEAYGIFNLETGVPIVLVLGGSLGAQKINDLLLSVLPEMVEKFQIIHSTGLLNHDMVAKEAEVALGSSPHKSRYHHFPLMTASQLRNAAFVSNVAVSRAGAGGIFELAAWHLPAILVPITDSAQNHQRENAYNYARTGAAIVIEEANLTPHILISEIQKILTDTARAAEMKQAAGTFARIDASRKIALELIRLGIHE
- a CDS encoding peptidoglycan DD-metalloendopeptidase family protein; the encoded protein is MRSLHRLAIIPALVLVVFPFIAGSASVDELRTKISGRESEIKKLEAEIAQYQDALDKQSNQSQTLKGEIKKLETQIKKINTDIKLTEQQIQRTELRLEELDIEIGEKKAVIDTEKEVLGSLVRSLYEEDDTSMIEILAGYGSLSEFFEKREASEAVQEQLGQSLVSLRKHKESLETEAERKKREEEELLSQRKNLTGRKSVQETINQSKSKLLSESKNQETKYQQLLRERAEKRALIQKELQAVEDELRRSIDPSLLPSKRAGVLGWPVEDPKVTQGFGFTEFATTQGSDVYKGNGHNGVDFKAAIGARILASEAGIIKDFGNTDTLCPGGSYGRWVIIEHPNNLSTLYAHFSGISVKKGQEVKRGDLVGFAGDTGYVTGPHLHFTVYATNTYRLAKTKHCGMVPAGGYLNPLEYL
- the gltX gene encoding glutamate--tRNA ligase; this encodes MNKPVRVRIAPSPTGFMHIGTARTALFNFIFAKQHGGIFLLRIENTDKERSKKEFEDDIIQGLAWLGLDNDEFHRQSENIICHREYLQNLLSEKKAFWCAHTTEELEAEGERQREAKEPPRHICKHRDEGKTAGIIRLRNDEREPIVIHDMIRGDITYDPQLFGDISLAKNLDEPLYNFVVTIDDYEMKISHVIRGDDHITNTPKQIMIGHALGFSEPAWAHLPLLLAKDRTKLSKRNGAVSVGEYRDAGYIREALINFIAMLGWHPKDEVGEILDLETIIKEFDITRAQRGGAIVDTQKLDWLNREHIKRLSPEEKVRRAEPFINPTTKQKLGLRVSQYILAVLPRITKLTEVDLAIRDILELPDYDADLLLWKGKLGHAKAKEILKTILETLTDPETAEQNLKPLIEKEGTGTVLWPLRTALSGRAVSPGPYELLSAFGLDEIHRRIQYAIEKLDA